One segment of Radiobacillus kanasensis DNA contains the following:
- a CDS encoding M42 family metallopeptidase — protein MNQETLDLFKTLTELPGAPGNEHQVRAFLKGELEKYSDEIVQDHLGGVFGHKKGKGPKVMVAGHMDEVGFMVTQITKNGMIRFQTLGGWWSQVLLAQRVQIMTDNGPVVGVIGSIPPHNLTEAQRSKPMELKNMLIDIGADDEEDAKKIGIKPGQPILPVTPFTPMSNSKKILAKAWDNRYGCGLSVELLKELKDETLSNDLYSGATVQEEVGLRGAQVAANMIKPDIFYALDASPANDMSGDDKEFGQLGKGALLRIFDRSMITHKGMREFILDTAESNNIPYQYFISQGGTDAGRVHLSNEGVPSAVVGICSRYIHTHASIIHVDDYAAAKELIVKLVKATDQNTVDQIRQNG, from the coding sequence ATGAATCAAGAGACTTTAGATTTATTTAAAACGTTAACAGAACTACCAGGAGCTCCTGGCAATGAACATCAAGTGAGAGCTTTTCTTAAAGGGGAGCTAGAAAAATATTCGGATGAAATTGTCCAAGACCATCTAGGTGGGGTATTTGGTCATAAAAAAGGCAAAGGGCCAAAGGTTATGGTTGCTGGTCACATGGATGAAGTTGGATTCATGGTAACTCAAATTACGAAAAACGGAATGATCCGTTTTCAAACATTAGGTGGCTGGTGGAGCCAAGTTTTGCTTGCACAACGTGTTCAAATTATGACAGATAACGGTCCTGTTGTCGGCGTAATAGGGTCTATCCCACCGCATAACTTGACGGAAGCTCAGCGTTCGAAGCCGATGGAGCTCAAAAATATGCTTATTGATATTGGTGCCGATGACGAAGAGGACGCGAAAAAAATCGGAATTAAGCCTGGCCAACCGATTTTGCCTGTTACACCATTTACTCCAATGTCCAACAGCAAAAAGATTCTAGCTAAAGCATGGGATAACCGGTATGGCTGTGGTCTTTCTGTTGAATTACTAAAGGAATTAAAAGACGAAACACTATCCAATGATTTATATTCTGGGGCAACAGTACAAGAAGAAGTGGGCTTAAGAGGAGCTCAAGTTGCTGCAAACATGATAAAACCAGACATTTTTTATGCATTGGATGCTTCCCCAGCTAATGATATGTCCGGAGATGATAAAGAGTTTGGGCAGTTAGGAAAAGGCGCTCTGCTCCGTATTTTTGACCGTTCGATGATTACACATAAAGGGATGCGTGAGTTTATTTTAGATACGGCTGAATCCAATAACATCCCTTATCAATATTTTATTTCCCAAGGTGGTACGGATGCCGGACGTGTACACTTATCTAACGAAGGGGTTCCATCTGCCGTTGTTGGTATCTGTTCTCGCTATATTCATACACACGCTTCCATCATTCATGTAGATGATTATGCAGCTGCAAAAGAATTGATTGTGAAACTTGTAAAAGCAACGGATCAAAATACAGTGGATCAAATTAGACAAAACGGGTAA
- a CDS encoding methyl-accepting chemotaxis protein has translation MKSIRSRVRLILILAVSSLIVLSVFAFIFMNQQQSWSDKRNVVEKALVHSGEIETEMALTRHKEQIFLSNPSEENAEALKQSIANVKALATTHAKKDSSNKKIADNFLLIQESATSYEKQIDPMVNMFRMIGFTDDQGLNKTIEESYNNFQQVINEYNDPILKNGLLQIKVHEQEYLQTGDSEKNNFDSAVRDFTRLITDSDMSDEQKREISSSLLKYQQSVNSITSTKTQARAITDSFEKVAANVDQIITDVGLSAQQMNNQIQKDQAAAMRLITILFIAVGVLSLAIMIATGLVLIRSITKSVNQLKVGAQIIGEGDLSHRVQVDTKDEMADIASTFNQMAHRMEASMLKVKGASTVLGSSSSNLAAVSEQTTAQADEVSEAINQVATGSQNQAHQIEQSTQLIQQVSEAIQGTRIAADDISDKLVGAEEDGKSGLETVHKLEDTSSNFIHLASHLSNEVVQAAAQSKDITTIVATIEEIADNTNLLALNAAIESARAGENGRGFAVVADEVRKLAERSKTEAQEIHQLVEQMHKQMNNLSEDANKFTSYQETQEEAVALTKSAFNRIVQNIYNMNEKIEEVRHSIQHVDGVNENLKDALHSISVISEEAVATAEEVAASSETQSQSIEEVNQAAIDLQSLSQELEAEVSQFKLNDNHSEEDYVHAEYLEDENIHVDNEDAFEEQGTDYLVNELSDSDSEEVVAEENETDAEEYAYSEEEITSNEGARPELEEGEIEPPFEDEIKESEENKHK, from the coding sequence AAGAACAAATCTTCCTATCTAATCCTTCCGAAGAAAATGCAGAGGCACTTAAGCAGTCTATTGCAAATGTAAAAGCATTAGCAACTACCCATGCTAAAAAAGATTCTAGCAACAAAAAAATTGCAGATAATTTCCTTCTAATCCAGGAAAGTGCTACTTCGTATGAAAAGCAAATTGATCCAATGGTTAACATGTTCCGCATGATTGGCTTCACGGATGATCAAGGGCTAAACAAAACCATTGAAGAATCCTACAATAACTTTCAACAGGTCATTAATGAATACAATGATCCTATCCTAAAGAATGGTCTTCTACAGATTAAGGTACATGAGCAAGAATACCTTCAAACTGGAGATAGTGAGAAAAACAACTTTGATTCGGCAGTTAGAGATTTTACCCGTTTAATCACTGATTCGGATATGTCTGATGAGCAAAAGAGAGAGATTAGTTCGTCCTTATTAAAATATCAACAGTCTGTAAACTCCATTACATCTACCAAAACACAGGCGCGAGCTATTACTGATTCTTTTGAGAAAGTAGCTGCAAATGTCGATCAGATTATTACGGACGTTGGGCTAAGTGCTCAACAAATGAATAATCAAATCCAGAAAGATCAAGCGGCCGCCATGAGACTAATCACGATTCTATTTATTGCCGTTGGTGTTTTATCATTAGCTATTATGATTGCTACTGGACTTGTCTTAATCCGTTCTATTACAAAATCTGTTAACCAATTAAAAGTAGGAGCTCAAATTATCGGAGAAGGGGACCTTTCCCATCGAGTCCAAGTAGATACGAAAGATGAAATGGCTGATATCGCCTCTACCTTTAACCAGATGGCTCACCGCATGGAAGCTTCTATGCTAAAAGTAAAAGGGGCATCTACGGTATTAGGAAGCTCTTCCTCTAACTTAGCTGCTGTTTCCGAACAGACAACTGCACAGGCGGATGAGGTTTCAGAAGCCATCAATCAAGTGGCAACAGGTTCCCAGAACCAAGCTCACCAAATTGAACAAAGCACTCAACTCATTCAGCAGGTTTCGGAAGCTATTCAAGGAACGCGTATCGCAGCGGATGATATTTCGGATAAACTAGTGGGAGCAGAAGAAGATGGTAAATCAGGATTGGAAACGGTTCACAAGCTTGAAGATACATCCAGCAACTTTATTCATCTTGCTTCTCATTTAAGTAATGAAGTCGTACAAGCTGCCGCACAATCAAAGGATATTACGACAATAGTAGCTACTATCGAAGAAATCGCCGATAACACTAACCTTTTAGCCTTAAATGCAGCGATTGAATCTGCACGTGCTGGAGAAAACGGCCGTGGATTTGCAGTAGTAGCGGATGAAGTTAGAAAACTTGCTGAACGTTCTAAAACAGAAGCACAAGAAATTCATCAATTAGTGGAGCAAATGCATAAACAAATGAACAACTTATCGGAAGATGCTAATAAATTTACGAGCTACCAGGAAACACAAGAAGAAGCAGTCGCATTAACGAAAAGTGCCTTTAACCGAATCGTTCAAAATATATATAACATGAATGAAAAAATTGAGGAAGTAAGACATTCTATTCAACATGTGGATGGGGTCAATGAAAACTTAAAAGATGCACTTCATTCTATTAGTGTTATTTCAGAAGAAGCCGTTGCAACCGCCGAAGAAGTCGCGGCTTCTAGTGAAACCCAATCTCAATCGATTGAGGAAGTCAATCAAGCCGCTATTGATCTTCAATCTTTGTCTCAAGAATTAGAAGCAGAAGTCAGTCAATTCAAGTTAAATGACAATCATAGCGAAGAGGATTACGTTCATGCTGAATATTTGGAAGATGAAAATATCCACGTTGACAATGAAGATGCCTTTGAAGAGCAGGGTACAGATTACTTAGTGAATGAATTATCCGATTCAGACTCAGAAGAAGTGGTTGCGGAAGAGAATGAAACAGATGCTGAAGAATACGCTTATTCGGAAGAGGAAATTACTTCAAATGAAGGGGCTCGACCAGAACTAGAAGAAGGGGAAATAGAGCCTCCTTTTGAAGACGAGATTAAAGAGTCTGAAGAAAACAAGCATAAATAA
- a CDS encoding YtoQ family protein → MRLTVFLAGQIHNNWRDEIKEKAATRGLPLDFVGPQENHDVSDHIGEQILGNQPSALYRDDAASDINNFRTEVLMKKADIVIALFGESYKQWNTAMDASTAITLQKPTIIVRPESLIHPLKELSNKANVTVETIDQAIEVLRYIYK, encoded by the coding sequence ATGAGATTAACCGTTTTTTTAGCAGGTCAAATTCACAATAATTGGCGAGATGAAATAAAAGAAAAAGCAGCCACAAGAGGCCTACCATTAGATTTCGTTGGACCACAGGAAAACCACGATGTATCCGATCATATTGGGGAACAAATCCTAGGAAATCAGCCAAGTGCTTTATACCGTGATGACGCTGCATCAGATATTAACAATTTCCGGACCGAAGTTCTAATGAAGAAAGCAGACATTGTGATTGCTCTGTTTGGAGAATCTTATAAACAATGGAATACAGCAATGGATGCATCAACTGCTATTACTTTACAAAAGCCAACGATTATCGTTCGCCCAGAATCGTTAATTCATCCGCTTAAAGAGTTATCTAACAAAGCGAATGTAACGGTTGAAACCATCGACCAAGCCATAGAAGTCCTTCGATACATTTATAAATGA
- a CDS encoding DUF84 family protein translates to MVQKIFVGSKNPAKLLAVESVFTESTILPLDVPSLVSAQPLSDKETLEGAINRAKACAAKEAGALGIGLEGGVMDFLDKLYICNWGALVDESGELYVAAGARFPLPQEFRQPLQDGKELGDIMDEYVNRKNIRKKEGAVGIFTDGQITRDQMFSHVIQILKGQYQLMKKAR, encoded by the coding sequence ATGGTACAGAAGATATTTGTTGGATCGAAGAACCCAGCTAAATTACTTGCGGTGGAGTCGGTCTTTACGGAATCCACCATCCTGCCTTTGGATGTACCCAGTCTTGTCTCCGCCCAACCATTATCGGATAAAGAAACGTTAGAAGGTGCGATAAATCGGGCAAAAGCTTGTGCTGCAAAAGAGGCTGGAGCACTCGGAATTGGGTTAGAAGGTGGAGTCATGGATTTTCTTGACAAGCTCTACATTTGTAACTGGGGCGCACTAGTGGATGAGTCAGGAGAGCTGTATGTTGCTGCAGGAGCTCGTTTCCCACTTCCACAGGAATTTCGTCAACCATTACAGGACGGAAAAGAGCTTGGGGATATAATGGATGAGTATGTGAATCGAAAGAATATAAGAAAAAAAGAGGGAGCAGTCGGTATTTTCACCGATGGCCAAATTACTCGTGATCAAATGTTCTCTCATGTGATTCAAATATTGAAAGGTCAATATCAATTGATGAAAAAAGCGCGCTAA